Proteins co-encoded in one Desulfosalsimonas propionicica genomic window:
- a CDS encoding glycosyltransferase family 2 protein → MNPKPGPKTDPAHNGPQKHRFAIVIPVYNHGTSVEAVISRAKGLDADIIVVNDGSTDDTAARLGQIADICVITHARNAGKGAAMQTGLAAAAQLADYAVTIDADGQHDPADAPALMAAAADSGRALIVGCRTGMEQSHIRYGSRMGRRFSNFWVWVCGGPKLSDSQSGFRAYPLPGVLHWGAVCTRFDFEVEILVRARCQDVAIIEVPVRVHYLPADQRISHFRPGLDFLRNAKIFTRLMARRFADFLRKSAKEGLN, encoded by the coding sequence ATGAATCCTAAACCCGGCCCCAAAACCGACCCGGCGCACAATGGGCCGCAAAAGCACCGGTTTGCCATCGTGATCCCGGTCTACAATCACGGCACTTCCGTAGAAGCGGTCATATCCCGGGCCAAAGGGCTTGATGCAGATATTATCGTGGTCAACGACGGATCAACAGATGACACCGCCGCCCGGCTCGGGCAGATTGCGGATATCTGTGTGATCACCCATGCCCGCAATGCCGGCAAAGGGGCGGCCATGCAAACCGGTCTGGCAGCGGCGGCGCAACTGGCCGACTATGCCGTGACCATAGACGCTGACGGCCAGCATGATCCGGCCGACGCCCCGGCCCTGATGGCGGCTGCGGCTGATTCCGGCCGCGCCCTGATCGTTGGCTGCCGCACGGGAATGGAGCAATCCCATATCCGATACGGCTCCCGGATGGGCCGCCGGTTTTCCAACTTCTGGGTTTGGGTGTGCGGCGGGCCCAAACTGTCCGATTCCCAGAGCGGATTCCGGGCCTATCCCCTGCCCGGGGTCCTGCACTGGGGGGCGGTGTGCACCCGGTTTGACTTTGAGGTGGAAATCCTGGTGCGGGCCCGCTGCCAGGATGTTGCCATAATTGAAGTGCCGGTTCGCGTCCATTATCTGCCGGCTGACCAGCGCATCTCCCATTTCCGCCCCGGACTGGACTTTCTTCGAAACGCAAAAATTTTCACCCGGCTAATGGCACGACGGTTTGCGGATTTTCTGCGAAAGTCCGCAAAGGAAGGTCTAAATTGA